ATCGCAGCGCACCGTGCCGGAGAAGTGTTCGAGGCGGTTCGCCGCCTCGCCGATGGCGGCGTGGACTTCGCCGTCTTCCTGTCTGGACTGGGTGACATGCTGAGGGCTCAGCTGGCAGTGGTTCTCGACGGTCGTGCGGATAACATCTCGCCTCATGCCCTCGCCGCTCTCGAAGCGCACCGCGACGATTTCTCCGCCGGCGATCTTCTGCGCATGCTGTCCATGCTCAGCGGCATCGAGCCGCAGTTCCGGCGCAGCTCGCAACAGCAGCTTCTGGTGGAAATGCTGCTCGTGCGGTTCGCGCTGCTCGACAGATCGGTGACGCTTGAGGAAGTGCTGCAGACACTGGGAGGCGGCAGAGGAAGCGGTGGCGGGACCGAGCGTCCGGCGGCACGGCCAGGCGCGGCGCAGGCTGAATCACGCGCTTCGGCCAGACCGGCAGGCCGAACCTCCGCTGAGGGCACGACGGCAGCCGTCAGCGATCTCCCGGCAGAGCCGGTGCTGTCGCCTCCGACACCGCCCCTTCGCGTTACGCCCGCGGCTCCGCAGAGGGCAATCGGGCACCCCGCTCCATCCGACGCGGCCGACTGGAAGGCCGGCTTCGACCAGACAGCAAACAGCCCTGAGCGCTCGCGCCTTACGACCGAAGCGGTGCGCGAAGAGCGCCTTGCAACGCTGCGCGCACATGATCCTGTGCTCGACGCGGCTGTCAGGGAGCTCGATCTCGACCTTCTGGACTGACATTTCACCTACCACGATCGAATCCGACGATGGCTGATTTTTCGAAGATTCTGGAGCAGGCGCAGCAGATGCAGGGGCGCCTGGAGCAAGTTCAGGGCGAGCTGGCCAGCATGACCGTGAGCGGAAGCTCAGGGGGCGGAATGGTCACCGTGGACGCAGACGGGAAGGGGCAGATTACGAAGGTGAGGGTTGATCCGTCTATAGTAAACGCATCCGATGTCGAGATGCTCGAGGATCTTCTTCTGGTGGCACTGCGTGACGCTCAGCAAAAGTCGGCGGAACTGGCGAAGCACGAGATGTCGAAGCTCA
The sequence above is drawn from the Gemmatimonadaceae bacterium genome and encodes:
- a CDS encoding YbaB/EbfC family nucleoid-associated protein → MADFSKILEQAQQMQGRLEQVQGELASMTVSGSSGGGMVTVDADGKGQITKVRVDPSIVNASDVEMLEDLLLVALRDAQQKSAELAKHEMSKLTGGLGLPFKLPF